A genomic segment from Sulfitobacter mediterraneus encodes:
- a CDS encoding DUF2306 domain-containing protein, with translation MTLAPLLRADPIIQIHAIAAMLALGIAVMMFALPRGTPLHKRMGRVWVASMAVTAISSFGIWGFRLIGPFSPIHLLSAYVLYGLIGAVRAARQGRIAEHQAIMKSIVFWGLIVAGAFTFIPGRIMFSVVSGG, from the coding sequence ATGACCCTTGCACCGCTGCTGCGTGCAGACCCAATCATTCAAATACACGCCATTGCCGCAATGCTGGCCTTGGGGATCGCCGTTATGATGTTTGCCCTGCCCCGCGGCACGCCACTGCACAAGCGGATGGGGCGCGTTTGGGTGGCCTCCATGGCGGTGACCGCGATAAGCAGTTTCGGGATCTGGGGGTTTCGCCTGATTGGCCCGTTCAGCCCCATTCACCTGCTGTCGGCCTATGTGCTTTATGGCCTCATCGGTGCGGTCCGGGCGGCGCGGCAGGGCCGGATCGCCGAACATCAGGCGATCATGAAAAGCATCGTTTTCTGGGGGCTGATCGTGGCCGGGGCGTTTACCTTTATCCCCGGCCGGATCATGTTTTCCGTGGTGAGCGGCGGTTAG
- a CDS encoding bifunctional 5,10-methylenetetrahydrofolate dehydrogenase/5,10-methenyltetrahydrofolate cyclohydrolase, giving the protein MSATIIDGKAIAATMRKGVAARAGELADKGWQPKLVSLSVGDVAAAELYVRNQQKSAHSAGVDFEARNYDADTSLEQLTGIIQGLNADPRVNGIIIQRPLPDHIPVKTLQKLVHPLKDVEGMHPASIGNIVYNDLALGPCTAVAAVEILKTLPLDIEGLNVAVIGHSEIVGKPIAFLLMGLGATVTVCHHMTRSVAMHSRAADAVFVAVGKPGLVTGEMLKPGCVVIDIGINRVDGKTVGDADYESCKDVAGWITPVPGGVGPVTVATLMSNAVHATEMQMNHYRDAYARTDF; this is encoded by the coding sequence ATGAGTGCAACGATCATCGACGGCAAAGCCATTGCAGCAACGATGCGCAAGGGCGTTGCAGCGCGTGCTGGAGAGCTGGCCGATAAGGGCTGGCAGCCCAAACTGGTGTCCCTGTCTGTGGGCGATGTCGCCGCCGCCGAACTTTATGTACGCAACCAGCAAAAGTCGGCCCACAGCGCCGGCGTGGATTTCGAGGCGCGCAATTATGACGCCGATACCTCGCTGGAACAGCTGACCGGTATCATCCAAGGTTTGAACGCTGACCCGCGCGTAAACGGGATCATCATCCAGCGCCCCTTGCCGGATCACATCCCGGTCAAGACCCTGCAAAAGCTGGTGCATCCGCTCAAAGACGTCGAAGGTATGCACCCCGCGTCCATCGGCAATATTGTCTACAACGATCTGGCGCTTGGCCCCTGTACGGCCGTGGCCGCAGTCGAAATTCTCAAAACCCTGCCGCTGGATATCGAAGGTCTCAACGTCGCGGTGATCGGTCACTCCGAAATTGTCGGCAAGCCCATTGCATTCCTGCTGATGGGGCTTGGCGCCACAGTCACGGTTTGCCACCACATGACCCGATCAGTTGCGATGCACAGCCGCGCCGCCGATGCGGTATTTGTTGCGGTGGGCAAGCCGGGGTTGGTGACGGGCGAGATGCTCAAGCCCGGATGCGTTGTGATTGACATTGGCATCAACCGGGTCGATGGAAAGACCGTTGGCGACGCCGATTACGAAAGCTGCAAGGATGTCGCGGGCTGGATCACACCGGTACCGGGCGGGGTTGGCCCCGTGACGGTTGCGACGCTGATGTCCAACGCGGTCCATGCCACAGAAATGCAAATGAACCACTACCGGGACGCCTATGCCCGGACAGATTTTTAA
- a CDS encoding PaaI family thioesterase, with amino-acid sequence MTPEEIARIHSSFGAQSMMATLGAALGDVARGSVTITAPILPGAMQQQGFGHAGLTFSIGDSAAGYAALTTLPLDSEVVTAEIKINLLAPAIGDRLIAVGKVVKPGKRLCVVTSEVFAETGGTRKLIAILQGTMVPVAG; translated from the coding sequence ATGACCCCAGAGGAAATTGCCCGCATACACAGCAGCTTTGGCGCGCAAAGCATGATGGCGACCCTTGGTGCGGCGCTTGGGGATGTGGCGCGAGGCAGTGTCACGATCACCGCGCCAATCCTGCCCGGCGCGATGCAGCAACAGGGATTTGGCCACGCAGGGCTGACCTTTTCAATCGGCGATTCTGCCGCTGGCTATGCGGCCCTGACCACCCTTCCGCTCGACAGCGAAGTGGTCACGGCCGAGATCAAGATCAACCTGCTGGCGCCCGCCATTGGGGATCGGCTGATCGCCGTGGGCAAAGTGGTGAAACCCGGCAAGCGCCTATGCGTGGTTACTTCGGAAGTGTTTGCCGAAACGGGCGGCACCCGCAAATTGATCGCGATTTTGCAAGGCACCATGGTGCCGGTTGCGGGCTAG
- a CDS encoding LytTR family DNA-binding domain-containing protein produces the protein MTSKPSLLHLALRERRGLVLGTAVWILVTVVCALSGPFGTIDHLSLAGRFAYWFVVVGASVWGSFLPDLAHAGDQWRRAALWLVYGLGLSGFVVMLNLWVFGIDPAWGFFLYLLGLIIIVVLLVIGFIWLIQQVHPAAAHLEDPPESTARFLKRIPYAQRGPLVRIEAQDHYLNVVTTKGDSLILMRFSDAAAELEKAHGLVVHRSHWIALDAVTGHRRSNGRDILVMSDGSEVPVSRSNRPAAKAAGLL, from the coding sequence ATGACAAGCAAACCGAGCCTTTTGCATCTGGCGCTTCGTGAACGGCGCGGGTTGGTACTGGGCACGGCAGTCTGGATCTTGGTGACAGTGGTCTGCGCCCTCTCCGGGCCATTTGGTACAATCGACCACCTGTCGCTGGCGGGGCGATTTGCCTATTGGTTTGTGGTGGTCGGGGCTTCGGTCTGGGGCAGTTTCTTGCCGGATCTGGCCCATGCGGGTGATCAATGGCGGCGCGCTGCGCTCTGGCTGGTATACGGGCTTGGGCTCAGCGGGTTCGTCGTGATGCTGAACCTCTGGGTGTTCGGCATTGATCCGGCCTGGGGCTTTTTCTTATACCTTCTGGGGCTGATTATCATTGTTGTCCTGTTGGTGATTGGGTTCATCTGGCTGATTCAGCAGGTCCATCCCGCCGCTGCGCATCTTGAAGATCCACCGGAGAGCACAGCACGGTTTCTAAAGCGCATTCCATATGCACAGCGCGGCCCGCTGGTCCGGATTGAGGCGCAGGATCACTATCTCAACGTGGTGACCACCAAAGGCGATAGCCTGATCCTAATGCGGTTCAGCGATGCGGCGGCAGAGCTGGAAAAGGCACATGGGCTTGTGGTGCACCGGTCCCATTGGATTGCGCTGGATGCGGTCACCGGTCACCGGCGCAGCAACGGGCGGGATATTCTGGTGATGTCCGACGGCAGCGAAGTGCCCGTCAGCCGCAGCAACCGCCCAGCGGCCAAGGCGGCGGGATTGCTTTAG
- the folD gene encoding bifunctional methylenetetrahydrofolate dehydrogenase/methenyltetrahydrofolate cyclohydrolase FolD: MTAQIIDGKAFAATVREKVAGHVQRLKADHGITPGLAVVLVGEDPASQVYVRSKGKQTVEVGMKSVEHKLDAGTSEADLLKLIDDLNNDPEIHGILVQLPLPGHLDEDLVINSISPAKDVDGFHISNVGLLGTGQKSMVPCTPLGCLMMLRDHHGSISGMDAVVIGRSNIVGKPMAQLLLNDSCTVTIAHSRTKDLADVVRRADIVVAAVGRPEMVPGDWIKEGATVIDVGINRLDAPEKGEGKTKLVGDVHFESCAARAGAITPVPGGVGPMTIACLLANTVTACCRANGLEEPEGLTA, translated from the coding sequence ATGACAGCTCAGATCATTGACGGAAAAGCCTTTGCAGCCACCGTGCGCGAGAAAGTCGCGGGCCATGTGCAGCGCCTGAAAGCCGATCACGGCATCACGCCCGGTCTGGCCGTTGTGCTGGTCGGCGAAGACCCGGCCAGCCAGGTCTACGTCCGCTCGAAGGGCAAACAGACCGTCGAGGTTGGTATGAAATCGGTCGAACACAAGCTGGACGCCGGCACCTCCGAAGCGGATCTGCTCAAGCTGATTGATGATCTGAACAACGATCCTGAAATCCACGGCATTCTGGTACAGCTGCCGCTGCCCGGCCATCTGGACGAAGATCTGGTGATCAACTCCATCTCGCCTGCCAAGGACGTGGACGGCTTTCACATCTCCAACGTGGGCCTTTTGGGCACGGGTCAAAAATCCATGGTGCCTTGCACGCCGCTGGGCTGTTTGATGATGCTGCGCGATCATCATGGGTCGATCTCTGGCATGGATGCGGTTGTCATCGGGCGTTCCAACATCGTGGGCAAACCCATGGCGCAGCTTTTGCTGAACGACAGCTGCACCGTGACCATCGCGCATAGCCGCACCAAGGATTTGGCCGACGTGGTGCGCCGTGCCGATATCGTTGTGGCCGCCGTGGGCCGCCCAGAAATGGTGCCGGGTGACTGGATCAAGGAAGGCGCAACCGTGATCGACGTTGGCATCAACCGTCTGGATGCGCCGGAAAAGGGCGAAGGCAAGACCAAGCTGGTCGGCGACGTTCATTTCGAAAGCTGCGCCGCACGTGCTGGCGCGATCACGCCTGTTCCCGGCGGTGTTGGTCCGATGACCATCGCTTGCCTTCTGGCAAATACAGTGACGGCCTGCTGCCGCGCAAATGGTCTGGAAGAGCCTGAAGGGTTGACGGCCTAA